A genomic stretch from Ureibacillus composti includes:
- a CDS encoding aminotransferase class IV, whose protein sequence is MNGNYIEEQQLTISPFDHGFLYGLGFFETLRTYQGKVVLFQEHYNRLCMALARYRIKVPYTISEIQEVISELTKRSGGEDGVFRINVSAGNYGLELQTGYNNPNVIIFRRPLNQRKRGLEKVASWLQTPRNLPEQEVRYKSHHFGNIALARFEISNLEEYEGFFVTRRGIVAEGIQSNIFWVKDDILYTPSLATGIIPGVTRDWLIMTAKERGIIVVEDMFIKSELEEAYECFVTNSIEEIVPISAIGNHNFLGKDGPFFQLLQQAYIEEIIQTIKRSTF, encoded by the coding sequence ATGAATGGAAATTACATAGAAGAACAACAATTAACAATTTCCCCGTTTGATCATGGATTTTTATATGGTCTAGGATTTTTTGAAACTCTTCGTACATATCAAGGAAAAGTTGTTTTGTTTCAAGAGCATTATAATCGCTTATGTATGGCACTTGCTCGGTATCGTATTAAAGTGCCATACACCATTAGTGAAATACAAGAGGTAATTAGCGAATTAACAAAACGGTCTGGTGGTGAAGATGGTGTTTTTAGAATCAATGTTTCTGCAGGGAACTATGGATTAGAACTCCAAACAGGCTACAACAATCCTAATGTCATCATCTTTAGGAGGCCGTTAAACCAAAGAAAACGGGGATTGGAAAAAGTGGCAAGCTGGCTTCAAACTCCAAGAAACTTACCGGAACAAGAAGTGCGATATAAATCCCATCATTTCGGGAATATTGCCTTAGCAAGATTTGAAATTAGTAATTTAGAAGAATATGAAGGGTTTTTTGTTACACGAAGAGGGATTGTGGCGGAAGGTATCCAATCAAATATCTTTTGGGTAAAAGATGATATACTTTATACACCGTCCTTAGCTACAGGAATCATTCCCGGAGTAACGAGAGATTGGTTAATAATGACCGCAAAAGAGCGAGGGATTATTGTAGTAGAAGATATGTTTATTAAAAGTGAACTGGAAGAAGCATATGAATGTTTTGTGACAAATTCAATTGAGGAGATCGTTCCCATTTCTGCAATAGGTAATCATAACTTTTTAGGTAAGGATGGGCCCTTTTTCCAGTTACTGCAACAAGCGTATATAGAAGAAATCATACAAACAATCAAAAGGAGTACCTTCTAG